GCGAGCAATAATACCTGCGAAAATGATAAGAGAAATTCCATTACCGATTCCTTTTTCTGTAATCTGCTCACCAAGCCACATGATAAACATAACGCCGGTAACCATAGTGATTACACTGGTAAACAGAAAAAGCGGACCGGGATGCGGAACTGCGCCTTCTACGCCGGATTGCAGGAATACACTGATTCCGATAGCGTTGAAAGCTGCGATAAATACTGTTCCATATCTGGTGTATTGAGCTATTTTCTTCTGACCTTCGGCTCCTTCTTTCTTCAATCTTTCGAAGAAGGGAATTACCCCGCCTAAAAGCTGAATTACAATTGAGGTAGTGATATAAGGCATAATTCCAAGAGCAAAAACGGAAGCTCTTCCCAGATTTCCACCTACAAACAGGTCGAACATTCCAAACAGGTTACCACCGGATTTGCTGGCAGATCCCAGAAATTCTCTCAATGCAGATGCGTTTATACCAGGAATAGGAATAAAACTTCCCAGACGATAAATCACCAAAATCAATGCAGTGAACAGTACTTTCTTTTTCAGATCGGGAATCTTGAATATATTGGATATGCTTTTTAACACTTTAGATTACCTCCGCCGTTCCACCTGATTTCTCGATCAATTCTTTGGCTTTCTCAGAAAAAGCATTAGCCCTGACAACTATCTTCTTATCAAATTCTTCACCGCCATTGGCCAGAATTTTAACAGGAGCAACTTCACCGGCTTTTGCTTTTCTAATGAGATTCAGATTTTCTAATTTTTCAATATCAAATTCTGCTTCATCAATTTTCTGCAGTGTTTCCAGATTTACAAGTCTGAACTGCTTTTTGAAGATATTTTTGAATCCTCTTTTAGGAAGACGACGCTGCAGGGGCATCTGACCACCTTCAAACCAGGCTGGAATGCTTCCACCGGAGCGAGACTTTTGACCTTTGTGTCCACGACCGGCTGTTTTGCCCGTACCTGAACCATGCCCTTTGCCCAAGCGCTTCTTATTTTTCTTCACATTAGGACGTTCAATGTTATGAAGTTCCATTGTTTCTCCTTATCCTGCTACTTGTCTTCAGATTTTTTATCTGAGTCTTTCTTTACAGTTTTCTTTGTTGTTTCTTTTTTTGCTGTAGTTTTCTTTGTTGTTGTTGCTTTCTTTTTAGTTGTTGTTTTTTTAGCTGCAGGCTTTTTCTTTTCGACGGTTTCTTTCTTTTCTTTTTTAGGTTCAGCCTTTTTTTCTGTTTTGGCTGTTTTCTTTTCTACCGTTTTTTTCTTTGTTGTTTTCTTCTTGGTGTCTTTTCCTTTTGATTCATCTTTTTTTGCCACGGTATCCTTAGAAGAATCATCAGCTTTTTTTACAGTTTTCTTGGAAGTAATTTCTTTCTTAGCTGAAGTTTTCTTTGCGGGTTTTTCCGCTTTTTTCTTGGCAGCAGGTTTTGCTGCTTTTTTCTTAGGAGTAGATTTCTTTACGGGTTCATCTACTTCTTCTACCTTTACAAGATGAATCACATTGTGAATCATGCCGCGAATCACGGGATTATCATCATGCATTCTGGAACGGCCTATTTTACCAAGTCCCAAAGCTGCAATAGTTCTTTTTTGACCTTCTTTTCTATTAATTATGCTGCGGATTTGAGTAACCTTGAGTCTCATTTACTTTTCCTCCTCCGCTTTCTTACCTTCAATTTTCTTTCCTGTAAGTTCTTCCACAGTTTTTCCGCGTAATTTGGCAACTTGCGAAATAGTACGTAACTGCTTCAAGCCGATCATAGTTGCTTTCACTACGTTTGCAGGAGTGTTTGATCCTTGAGATTTGGTAAGAATATCTTGTATTCCAGCCGCTTCCAAAATGGCACGGGCTGGTCCACCAGCAATAACTCCAGTACCAGGAGAAGCAGGACGAAGCATGATCTTGCTGGCACCATAACGGCCAATAATTTCATGCGGAATAGTTCCATTCACAATAGGAACTTTTAACAAATTCAAACCAGCTCTTTCTTTGGCTTTGCGGATAGCATCAACGATTTCGTTCGCTTTTCCAATTCCTACACCAACTTTACCATTCTTATCGCCAACCACTACTGTAGCATTAAAACTGAAATTTCTACCACCTTTCACCACTTTGGCTACACGGTTTGTTGCAACGATTTTTTCTACTTCAAAAAGTGGTTCGTTGTTTCTTTTATTTCTTCTCTTATTTTCCAAAAGTTCCTCCTAAAATTTCAAACCGGCTTTACGTGCGCCATCTGCCAAAGCTTTTACACGGCCATGATAAAGATAACCACCTCTATCAAAACATACTTCTTTGATGCCTTTAGCAATTGCCATTTCGCCCAGTTTCTTGCCGACTTCGAAACTTTGTTCGGTTTTCTTCTTCGATTTATCAATTTTGGCTACTTTGGAAAAAGAGGAAAAAGCAAGCATCGTAGTTCCGTTAGTATCATCGATAATTTGAGCACGAATGTGATTCAAACTTCTGAATACTGCCAGTCTTGGTTTTTCGGGTGTACCGAAAATCTTCTTTCTGATCGCTTTTCTTCTTTTCGTACGAGCCAACGTTCTTTTATAAGTTGCACTAGTTTTATCCATAATGTCTCCTTTCCCTATGCTGTAGCACCAGCTTTACCAGGCTTAATGCGAACATATTCACCTTTGTAGCGGATACCTTTACCAGTTGCATAATTTAGCGGAGGACGACAGCGTTTGATTTCTGCAGCAAATTTACCAACATCTTCTTTGTCGATACCACTTACCTTGATAGCTGCCTGCACACCGAGA
This region of Candidatus Cloacimonadota bacterium genomic DNA includes:
- the rpsE gene encoding 30S ribosomal protein S5; the encoded protein is MENKRRNKRNNEPLFEVEKIVATNRVAKVVKGGRNFSFNATVVVGDKNGKVGVGIGKANEIVDAIRKAKERAGLNLLKVPIVNGTIPHEIIGRYGASKIMLRPASPGTGVIAGGPARAILEAAGIQDILTKSQGSNTPANVVKATMIGLKQLRTISQVAKLRGKTVEELTGKKIEGKKAEEEK
- the rplO gene encoding 50S ribosomal protein L15 translates to MELHNIERPNVKKNKKRLGKGHGSGTGKTAGRGHKGQKSRSGGSIPAWFEGGQMPLQRRLPKRGFKNIFKKQFRLVNLETLQKIDEAEFDIEKLENLNLIRKAKAGEVAPVKILANGGEEFDKKIVVRANAFSEKAKELIEKSGGTAEVI
- the rpmD gene encoding 50S ribosomal protein L30, which encodes MRLKVTQIRSIINRKEGQKRTIAALGLGKIGRSRMHDDNPVIRGMIHNVIHLVKVEEVDEPVKKSTPKKKAAKPAAKKKAEKPAKKTSAKKEITSKKTVKKADDSSKDTVAKKDESKGKDTKKKTTKKKTVEKKTAKTEKKAEPKKEKKETVEKKKPAAKKTTTKKKATTTKKTTAKKETTKKTVKKDSDKKSEDK
- the rplR gene encoding 50S ribosomal protein L18; this translates as MDKTSATYKRTLARTKRRKAIRKKIFGTPEKPRLAVFRSLNHIRAQIIDDTNGTTMLAFSSFSKVAKIDKSKKKTEQSFEVGKKLGEMAIAKGIKEVCFDRGGYLYHGRVKALADGARKAGLKF